In one window of Streptomyces roseofulvus DNA:
- a CDS encoding cytochrome P450 codes for MTLPAHEHAPHESGLVPPPGCPAHAATGPGGAARLYGPAAETDPMGLYEELRAEHGPVAPVLLDGDVRAWLVLGYNENRDVATRSTQFSRDPRVWHGWSTGEIDPATSPLMPMIGWRPDCVCADGEEHQRLRSAVTASLDQFDHRGIRRRINRFAHELIDTFCEDGEAELVDRFTEHLPMLTLIHLLGMSDEAAPKLVQAARDLFKATETSLASNAFVVESLEQLVRDKRDKPGQDIASALMSHPAGLTDEEVVQHLRLILLAGYETTANLMSNVLRMVVTDPRFRGSLAGGQMTLPEAVEQVLWDEPPLMVCPSRYANGDTTLGGQRIMAGDMLLLGLAAGNMDRAVRPDPAAPVHHNRAHLSFSAGSHECPGQDVGRIIADTGIDILLTRLPDIVLAIPEEELTWRSSTWARHLTALPVTFAPRAPRTHQFEAPLPAAPPSQLAAVPAPAPAPEAVPETVPAAVPGPRSASWWDGLLRLLRLR; via the coding sequence ATGACCCTCCCCGCCCACGAGCACGCCCCGCACGAGAGCGGGCTCGTCCCGCCACCCGGCTGCCCGGCCCACGCCGCCACCGGACCCGGCGGGGCGGCCCGGCTCTACGGCCCCGCCGCCGAGACGGACCCCATGGGCCTGTACGAGGAACTGCGCGCCGAGCACGGCCCGGTGGCGCCGGTCCTCCTCGACGGCGACGTCCGTGCCTGGCTGGTCCTCGGCTACAACGAGAACCGTGACGTGGCCACCCGCTCCACCCAGTTCTCCCGCGACCCGCGGGTCTGGCACGGCTGGAGCACCGGCGAGATCGACCCGGCCACCTCCCCGCTGATGCCGATGATCGGCTGGCGTCCCGACTGCGTCTGCGCGGACGGCGAGGAGCACCAGCGGCTGCGCAGCGCGGTCACCGCCTCGCTCGACCAGTTCGACCACCGGGGGATCCGGCGGCGCATCAACCGGTTCGCCCACGAGCTGATCGACACGTTCTGCGAGGACGGCGAGGCCGAGCTGGTCGACCGGTTCACCGAGCATCTGCCGATGCTCACCCTCATCCACCTGCTCGGCATGTCCGACGAGGCCGCGCCGAAGCTGGTCCAGGCGGCCCGGGACCTCTTCAAGGCCACCGAGACCTCGCTGGCGAGCAACGCGTTCGTGGTGGAGAGCCTGGAACAGCTCGTCCGGGACAAGCGCGACAAGCCGGGGCAGGACATCGCCTCGGCGCTGATGTCCCATCCGGCGGGGCTCACCGACGAGGAGGTGGTGCAGCACCTGCGCCTGATCCTGCTGGCCGGCTACGAGACCACCGCCAACCTGATGTCGAACGTGCTGCGGATGGTGGTGACCGATCCGCGGTTCCGCGGTTCGCTGGCCGGCGGCCAGATGACCCTGCCGGAGGCCGTCGAACAGGTCCTGTGGGACGAGCCGCCGCTGATGGTCTGCCCGTCCCGGTACGCCAACGGGGACACCACGCTCGGCGGGCAGCGGATCATGGCGGGCGACATGCTGCTGCTCGGCCTGGCCGCGGGCAACATGGACCGGGCGGTCCGCCCGGACCCGGCGGCGCCCGTCCACCACAACCGCGCGCACCTGTCGTTCAGCGCCGGCAGCCACGAGTGCCCGGGTCAGGACGTCGGCCGCATCATCGCCGACACCGGCATCGACATCCTGCTCACCCGGCTGCCCGACATCGTGCTGGCGATCCCGGAGGAGGAGCTCACCTGGCGTTCCTCCACGTGGGCGCGGCATCTGACGGCGCTGCCGGTCACCTTCGCCCCCCGGGCACCGCGGACCCATCAGTTCGAGGCACCGCTGCCGGCGGCCCCGCCGTCGCAGCTCGCCGCCGTCCCCGCGCCGGCCCCGGCTCCGGAGGCGGTGCCGGAGACCGTCCCGGCCGCCGTGCCCGGGCCGCGGTCGGCGTCGTGGTGGGACGGGCTGCTGCGGCTGCTGCGGCTGCGGTAG
- a CDS encoding terpene synthase family protein has translation MPLHAVEIPELWMPHPLRVNPHLPGLRAESETWAREMGMLDAGDGRSDRRPIWTQTQFRAMTVDLLTAWTLPDAGPAALRLNHRFNIWALAWDDYFAHAFKRTSDLQGAHDFTARLHAFLRPEEGARLPDPVNAVERGIADLQRHLFPPRLNHWRQEFCRALARYIDAGVEELANSRSGRVPHLIDYAPFRRDSFAAHTAPYSVELATGARIPERIRHSRTVRGLTAAFMDVMGLANDIASYEREVHEEHDVNNLVVVLGTSLGIPLREAVPASVHLVNSRMRDFEQLREEDVPLLARRAGLSHDERAELDTWLGGACSFLSGLHAWYTGAPRYVPTEQPFPEQRRPAPATADDWFGRGAGRHTPTPPSAVGLGLDAEP, from the coding sequence ATGCCCCTGCATGCCGTCGAAATCCCCGAGTTGTGGATGCCTCACCCGCTCAGGGTCAATCCGCACCTGCCGGGCCTGCGGGCGGAGAGCGAGACCTGGGCCCGCGAGATGGGCATGCTCGACGCGGGCGACGGACGGTCCGACCGCCGTCCGATCTGGACCCAGACCCAGTTCCGGGCGATGACCGTGGACCTCCTCACCGCCTGGACGCTGCCCGACGCCGGCCCCGCCGCCCTCCGGCTCAACCACCGGTTCAACATCTGGGCGCTCGCCTGGGACGACTACTTCGCGCACGCCTTCAAGCGGACCAGCGACCTCCAGGGCGCCCACGACTTCACCGCCCGGCTCCACGCCTTCCTGCGCCCGGAGGAGGGCGCCCGGCTCCCCGACCCCGTCAACGCCGTCGAGCGGGGCATCGCCGACCTGCAGCGGCACCTCTTCCCGCCCCGGCTGAACCACTGGCGCCAGGAGTTCTGCCGGGCGCTGGCCCGCTACATCGACGCGGGCGTGGAGGAGCTGGCCAACAGCCGCTCCGGCCGCGTCCCCCACCTCATCGACTACGCGCCCTTCCGGCGCGACAGCTTCGCCGCCCACACCGCCCCGTACTCCGTCGAGCTCGCCACCGGAGCGCGAATACCCGAGCGGATCCGGCACAGCCGGACCGTCCGCGGCCTGACCGCCGCCTTCATGGACGTCATGGGCCTGGCGAACGACATCGCCTCCTACGAGCGGGAGGTCCACGAGGAACACGACGTGAACAACCTCGTCGTGGTCCTCGGCACCTCCCTCGGCATCCCCCTCCGCGAGGCGGTGCCGGCCTCCGTCCACCTCGTCAACTCCCGCATGCGCGACTTCGAACAGCTCCGCGAGGAGGACGTCCCGCTGCTCGCCCGGCGCGCCGGACTGAGCCACGACGAGCGGGCCGAACTGGACACCTGGCTGGGCGGGGCGTGCAGCTTCCTCTCCGGCCTGCACGCCTGGTACACCGGCGCCCCCCGGTACGTCCCCACCGAGCAGCCCTTCCCGGAACAGCGCCGGCCCGCTCCCGCCACCGCGGACGACTGGTTCGGAAGGGGGGCCGGCCGGCACACGCCGACACCCCCCTCCGCCGTGGGGCTCGGCCTCGACGCCGAGCCATGA
- a CDS encoding HD domain-containing protein — MMTLAEVDALADRAHAGQVDKIGVPYVEHVRVVAAGLAPFGPELAMAGLLHDVVEDTAWTAEDLRAAGVPDRVVRIVEAVTNEPDGSPTAYEEKIRRVARDPDAALVKIADNAHNSRADRAAGLPPEQRERLAAKYRAARRVLWAAADPARVATVLRIVNPDLLPELTGA, encoded by the coding sequence ATGATGACCCTCGCCGAAGTGGACGCACTGGCCGACCGGGCGCACGCCGGTCAGGTCGACAAGATCGGTGTCCCGTACGTGGAACACGTACGGGTCGTCGCGGCGGGGCTCGCGCCGTTCGGGCCCGAGCTGGCCATGGCGGGGCTCCTCCACGACGTCGTCGAGGACACGGCGTGGACGGCCGAGGACCTGCGCGCCGCCGGGGTCCCGGACCGGGTGGTCCGGATCGTCGAGGCCGTCACCAACGAGCCGGACGGCTCGCCCACGGCGTACGAGGAGAAGATCCGGCGGGTGGCGCGCGACCCCGACGCCGCGCTGGTGAAGATCGCCGACAACGCGCACAACAGCCGCGCCGACCGGGCGGCGGGGCTGCCGCCGGAGCAGCGGGAGCGACTCGCGGCCAAGTACCGCGCGGCGCGGCGGGTGTTGTGGGCGGCCGCCGACCCCGCGCGGGTGGCGACGGTCCTCCGGATCGTCAACCCCGACCTGCTGCCGGAACTGACCGGGGCCTGA
- a CDS encoding alpha-ketoglutarate-dependent dioxygenase AlkB, whose protein sequence is MTAAPPDLPGFQGSLFGQGDEPRPGPLDGLRRTPLARGAWVDHLPGWFQGADALFGELVGRVPWRAEERRMYDDVVAVPRLLAHYREGETLPHPALAEAREVLGAHYADELAEGFATAGLCLYRDGRDSVAWHGDRTGRSSTRDTLVAILSLGDPRDLVLRPRGGGPVALRLPLGHGDLVVMGGSCQRTWDHAVPKTSRAVGPRISVQFRPRGVR, encoded by the coding sequence ATGACCGCCGCACCACCGGACCTGCCCGGCTTCCAGGGATCCCTCTTCGGCCAGGGTGACGAACCCCGGCCCGGGCCCCTGGACGGGCTGCGGCGGACCCCGCTGGCCCGCGGGGCCTGGGTGGATCACCTGCCCGGCTGGTTCCAGGGGGCCGACGCGCTCTTCGGCGAGCTGGTCGGACGGGTGCCGTGGCGCGCCGAGGAGCGCCGGATGTACGACGACGTCGTCGCCGTCCCCCGCCTCCTCGCGCACTACCGCGAGGGCGAGACCCTGCCGCACCCCGCCCTCGCCGAGGCCCGCGAGGTCCTCGGCGCGCACTACGCGGACGAGCTCGCCGAGGGGTTCGCCACCGCGGGGCTCTGCCTCTACCGGGACGGGCGGGACAGCGTCGCCTGGCACGGCGACCGCACCGGACGCTCCTCGACCCGCGACACCCTGGTCGCCATCCTCTCCCTGGGTGACCCCCGCGACCTCGTGCTCCGCCCCCGCGGCGGCGGCCCGGTCGCCCTCCGCCTCCCGCTCGGCCACGGCGACCTGGTCGTGATGGGCGGGTCGTGCCAGCGCACCTGGGACCACGCCGTGCCCAAGACGAGCCGCGCGGTCGGTCCCCGGATCAGCGTCCAGTTCCGCCCGCGCGGCGTACGCTGA
- a CDS encoding CASTOR/POLLUX-related putative ion channel translates to MRKERESTVPSQRAPRRTRPGPAPAVRAAGPPAPGQAAPPGTRARARYWVDRTVVRGVTALVAWLALASLVLVAPASALLVWTDNKAPDTLQGKAATVWRTVGQTLRLGGEVGPPLRIALTVFLALVSLLYVSFLVGIVTTALTDRLAELERGQTTVVERGHTLVLGWSEQAPTVVAELLAAHAQRGRGAVVVLADRDKAETERESRDALPSRTRVRLVCRRGRPADPAALARVTPAAAGAVVVLPSDAPGADAHVVRTLLALRATVGEGCPVPVVAAVRDGAHLAAARLAAGPGATVLDVDDLAARLLVQCALEPGLALVLEDLLDFAGAELHVLRPPGLPGRRYGELAAACPDACAVGIVRADGTPHLAPAPRTVLAPGDGLLVLAEDHRATVLPAAPAVPAAAWPVRSPAPAAVRRILLLGWNRRGERVTEGLAAGGAAAVRDDEGRPTAPETYDRVVVLAGPDDDGHPDTPTLVTLLHLRARERETGRAVPTVAELTDARNRPLAPAGPRTDLVVTGRLAALLMAQVSQNPHLAAVFDTLLAPTGHGVRLRPATDFVPPGTEAPFAALVTAAARHGAAALGYRPRAARRPRLNPPKAETRRWSEGDVLIVVGPA, encoded by the coding sequence GTGCGTAAGGAGCGCGAGTCCACGGTCCCGTCCCAGCGAGCGCCCCGCCGGACCCGGCCCGGCCCGGCACCGGCCGTCCGGGCGGCCGGACCGCCCGCCCCCGGCCAAGCCGCGCCGCCCGGGACGCGGGCCCGGGCGCGGTACTGGGTCGACCGCACCGTGGTGCGCGGGGTCACGGCCCTCGTCGCCTGGCTGGCCCTGGCTTCCCTGGTCCTGGTCGCCCCCGCCAGCGCCCTCCTGGTGTGGACCGACAACAAGGCTCCCGACACCCTCCAGGGCAAGGCCGCCACCGTCTGGCGGACGGTCGGCCAGACCCTCCGGCTCGGCGGCGAGGTCGGCCCGCCGCTGCGGATCGCCCTCACGGTCTTCCTGGCCCTCGTCTCCCTGCTGTACGTCTCCTTCCTCGTCGGGATCGTCACGACGGCCCTGACCGACCGGCTCGCCGAGCTGGAACGCGGCCAGACCACGGTCGTCGAGCGCGGCCATACCCTGGTCCTCGGCTGGTCCGAGCAGGCCCCCACGGTCGTCGCGGAACTCCTCGCCGCCCACGCCCAGCGGGGGCGCGGCGCCGTGGTGGTCCTCGCCGACCGCGACAAGGCGGAGACGGAACGGGAGTCGCGCGACGCGCTGCCCTCGCGGACGCGGGTGCGACTGGTGTGCCGCCGGGGCCGCCCCGCCGACCCGGCCGCGCTGGCCCGGGTGACCCCGGCCGCCGCGGGGGCGGTGGTCGTCCTCCCGTCGGACGCCCCCGGCGCCGACGCCCACGTCGTCAGGACGCTCCTCGCGCTCCGGGCGACGGTGGGGGAGGGCTGCCCGGTGCCGGTCGTGGCGGCCGTCCGGGACGGTGCCCACCTCGCGGCCGCCCGCCTCGCCGCGGGGCCCGGCGCGACCGTCCTGGACGTCGACGACCTCGCGGCCCGGCTGCTCGTCCAGTGCGCCCTGGAGCCCGGCCTCGCGCTCGTCCTGGAGGACCTGCTCGACTTCGCCGGCGCGGAACTCCACGTCCTCCGGCCGCCCGGCCTCCCCGGCCGCCGCTACGGCGAACTGGCCGCCGCCTGTCCGGACGCCTGTGCGGTCGGGATCGTCCGGGCGGACGGCACCCCGCACCTCGCCCCGGCCCCCCGGACCGTGCTGGCCCCCGGCGACGGCCTCCTCGTCCTGGCCGAGGACCACCGGGCGACCGTCCTGCCCGCCGCGCCCGCCGTCCCCGCGGCCGCCTGGCCCGTCCGGTCCCCGGCGCCGGCCGCCGTGCGCCGGATCCTCCTCCTGGGCTGGAACCGCCGGGGCGAGCGCGTGACCGAGGGCCTGGCGGCGGGCGGGGCGGCGGCGGTGCGGGACGACGAGGGGCGGCCGACGGCGCCGGAGACGTACGACCGGGTGGTCGTCCTCGCCGGTCCGGACGACGACGGACACCCCGACACCCCCACCCTCGTCACCCTGCTCCACCTCAGGGCGCGGGAACGGGAGACGGGCCGGGCGGTGCCCACCGTGGCCGAGCTGACCGACGCCCGCAACCGCCCCCTCGCCCCCGCCGGACCCCGCACCGACCTCGTGGTCACCGGCCGGCTGGCCGCCCTCCTCATGGCCCAGGTCTCCCAGAACCCGCACCTCGCGGCCGTCTTCGACACCCTGCTCGCCCCCACCGGCCACGGCGTCCGCCTCCGCCCCGCCACCGACTTCGTCCCGCCCGGCACCGAAGCGCCCTTCGCCGCCCTCGTCACGGCCGCCGCCCGGCACGGCGCCGCCGCCCTCGGCTACCGCCCCCGCGCCGCCCGCCGCCCCCGCCTCAACCCCCCGAAGGCCGAGACCAGACGCTGGAGCGAGGGCGACGTCCTGATCGTGGTCGGACCGGCCTGA
- a CDS encoding LLM class F420-dependent oxidoreductase, translating into MTLGVTLSSTSRQLPLDDTVQLAREARDAGLHSAWFGQSFAYDSPMLAALVGREVPGLQVGTAALPVFGRHPLLVSSQAQTAQAATGGRYHLGLALGTRHLTETAFGLPYQRPIGLLREFLTALRPLLDSGEADFHGELLTATTPYPAAVPGARPPVPVLVAAMGPQALRVSGELADGILPFLAGPRALAEHIVPAVTAAAEAAGRPAPRIVALVPGVVTADPEGLRPRAAEALSLYERIPSYRRVLDLSGADRAADLAVLGDEETVAAEVRRYHEAGATEVVFTATDLGGEDARSRTWKLLGALSGASG; encoded by the coding sequence ATGACCCTTGGCGTAACGCTCAGCTCGACCAGCCGGCAGCTCCCCCTCGACGACACCGTGCAGCTCGCGCGCGAGGCCCGGGACGCCGGGCTGCACTCCGCGTGGTTCGGCCAGTCCTTCGCGTACGACTCGCCCATGCTGGCCGCGCTCGTCGGCCGCGAGGTGCCGGGACTGCAGGTGGGGACGGCCGCCCTCCCCGTGTTCGGCCGCCACCCGCTGCTCGTCTCCAGCCAGGCCCAGACGGCGCAGGCCGCCACCGGCGGCCGCTACCACCTCGGGCTCGCCCTGGGAACCCGGCACCTCACCGAGACCGCGTTCGGCCTCCCGTACCAGCGGCCGATCGGCCTGCTCAGGGAGTTCCTCACCGCCCTGCGGCCGCTCCTCGACAGCGGCGAGGCCGACTTCCACGGCGAGCTGCTGACCGCGACGACGCCGTACCCGGCGGCCGTTCCCGGCGCCCGGCCGCCGGTGCCGGTCCTGGTCGCGGCGATGGGGCCGCAGGCCCTGCGGGTCAGCGGCGAGCTCGCCGACGGCATCCTGCCGTTCCTCGCCGGACCGCGCGCCCTCGCCGAGCACATCGTCCCCGCCGTGACCGCCGCGGCGGAGGCGGCGGGCCGCCCCGCGCCCCGGATCGTCGCCCTCGTGCCCGGCGTCGTCACGGCCGACCCCGAGGGCCTGCGCCCCCGGGCCGCCGAAGCCCTCTCCCTCTACGAACGGATCCCCTCCTACCGCCGCGTCCTCGACCTCTCCGGCGCCGACCGTGCCGCCGACCTGGCCGTGCTGGGCGACGAGGAGACCGTCGCCGCCGAGGTCCGCCGCTACCACGAGGCCGGCGCCACCGAGGTGGTCTTCACGGCCACCGACCTCGGCGGCGAGGACGCGCGGAGCCGCACCTGGAAGCTGCTCGGCGCGCTCTCCGGGGCCTCCGGATGA
- a CDS encoding metalloregulator ArsR/SmtB family transcription factor translates to MTRTAPLYQLKAEFFKTLGHPVRIRVLELLSLREHAVSELLAEVAVEPAHLSQQLAVLRRANLVVARREGSAVHYSLTDPRMAELLAVARGILSGVLAGQAELLADLQASAAPEAPPAA, encoded by the coding sequence ATGACCAGGACCGCGCCGCTCTACCAGCTGAAGGCGGAGTTCTTCAAGACGCTCGGCCACCCCGTCCGCATCCGCGTCCTGGAGCTGCTGAGCCTGCGCGAGCACGCCGTGTCCGAGCTGCTCGCCGAGGTCGCCGTCGAGCCCGCCCACCTCTCGCAGCAGCTCGCGGTGCTGCGGCGCGCGAACCTGGTCGTCGCCCGCCGCGAGGGCTCGGCCGTCCACTACTCGCTGACCGACCCGCGCATGGCGGAGCTGCTCGCGGTCGCCCGCGGCATCCTCTCCGGCGTCCTGGCCGGCCAGGCGGAACTCCTCGCCGACCTCCAGGCCTCGGCCGCACCGGAAGCACCTCCGGCCGCCTGA
- a CDS encoding SDR family oxidoreductase has protein sequence MTDRTVRPRPEGTPVKLPGTGRRVLVSGASRGLGRAVARAFAANGDRVAVHYGTRAEEARATLASLDGTGHVLVAGDLADPAGAAAVVDRAVEAFGEEGVDVLVNNAAVNLPHPLAETPYDEWAALWQRHVAVNLLATAHLSHLVARRMIDRGTGGRIVNIGSRGAFRGEPDHPAYGATKAAVHALGQSLAVSLAPYGIGVASVAPGFFATERVAPRLEGPEGEAIRAQSPFGRVADADEIAAAVLWLASPAAEWASGTILDLNGASHLRS, from the coding sequence ATGACGGACCGTACGGTACGTCCCCGACCGGAAGGCACACCGGTGAAGCTGCCCGGCACAGGCAGGCGCGTCCTCGTCAGCGGCGCCTCGCGAGGGCTCGGCCGGGCGGTCGCCCGCGCGTTCGCGGCCAACGGCGACCGGGTCGCCGTCCACTACGGCACCCGCGCCGAGGAGGCCCGGGCCACCCTCGCCTCCCTCGACGGCACCGGACACGTCCTGGTCGCCGGCGACCTCGCGGACCCCGCCGGAGCGGCGGCGGTCGTCGACCGGGCCGTCGAGGCGTTCGGCGAGGAGGGCGTCGACGTCCTCGTCAACAACGCCGCCGTGAACCTCCCGCACCCCCTGGCGGAGACCCCCTACGACGAGTGGGCGGCGCTCTGGCAGCGGCACGTCGCCGTGAACCTGCTCGCCACCGCCCACCTCAGCCACCTCGTGGCCCGCCGCATGATCGACCGGGGCACGGGCGGACGGATCGTCAACATCGGCTCCCGGGGCGCCTTCCGCGGCGAGCCGGACCACCCCGCCTACGGCGCCACCAAGGCCGCCGTCCACGCGCTCGGCCAGTCCCTCGCCGTCTCCCTCGCCCCGTACGGCATCGGCGTCGCCTCGGTCGCCCCCGGCTTCTTCGCCACCGAGCGGGTGGCGCCCCGCCTGGAGGGTCCCGAGGGCGAGGCGATCCGCGCGCAGAGCCCCTTCGGCCGCGTCGCGGACGCCGACGAGATCGCGGCGGCGGTCCTCTGGCTCGCCTCCCCGGCCGCCGAATGGGCGTCCGGCACCATCCTCGACCTCAACGGCGCCTCGCACCTCCGCAGTTGA
- a CDS encoding zinc ribbon domain-containing protein YjdM, whose product MNENLPPCPECSGVYTYEMGALLVCPECGHEWPAAGEAAAAEGDTGGAQVIKDAVGNVLSDGDTVTVVKTLKVKGSPTGIKAGTKVRNIRLVNGVDGHDIDCKVDGFGPMQLKSSVVKKV is encoded by the coding sequence GTGAACGAGAACCTGCCTCCCTGCCCCGAATGCTCCGGCGTCTACACCTACGAGATGGGCGCCCTGCTGGTCTGCCCCGAATGCGGCCACGAGTGGCCGGCCGCCGGTGAGGCCGCGGCCGCCGAGGGCGACACCGGCGGCGCCCAGGTGATCAAGGACGCCGTCGGCAACGTGCTGTCCGACGGCGACACCGTCACCGTCGTCAAGACCCTCAAGGTCAAGGGCAGCCCCACCGGCATCAAGGCCGGCACCAAGGTCCGCAACATCCGGCTCGTGAACGGCGTCGACGGCCACGACATCGACTGCAAGGTCGACGGCTTCGGGCCCATGCAGCTCAAGTCGAGCGTGGTCAAGAAGGTCTGA
- a CDS encoding DUF742 domain-containing protein: MTSDNPHPWDEGTPVPLYVITGGEGSSAKTFDLVTLIATRSAPEPSMQPEQAAILSMCEYPLSVAEVSAYLSLPFSVVTVLLSQLVDDERVEAIAPVPVAAFPDRGLLEAVIHGLRRL; encoded by the coding sequence GTGACTTCGGACAACCCCCATCCCTGGGACGAGGGAACCCCCGTACCGCTGTACGTCATCACCGGCGGCGAGGGCTCCTCTGCCAAGACCTTCGACCTCGTCACGCTCATCGCGACCAGGTCCGCACCGGAACCCTCGATGCAGCCCGAACAGGCCGCCATCCTCTCCATGTGCGAGTACCCGCTGTCGGTGGCCGAGGTGTCGGCCTACCTCAGCCTCCCGTTCAGCGTCGTCACCGTGCTGCTGTCCCAGCTCGTCGACGACGAACGCGTGGAGGCGATTGCACCCGTGCCCGTCGCGGCCTTCCCCGACCGCGGCCTATTGGAGGCGGTGATCCATGGACTACGGAGACTCTGA
- a CDS encoding GTP-binding protein yields MDYGDSDTLRAGPRDTDLLLPHGARGVKVVVVGGFGVGKTTMVGAVSEIPPLTTEEQMTQAGVGIDHNPGASGKTTTTVAMDFGRISINEELILYLFGTPGQERFWFLWNGIFEGALGAVVLVDTRRIEVCFEVITRLEDRRVPFVVAVNTFPEAPQYPLPELRTALALSESVPLVTCDARDRASCRDALLSLMVYLCSIAAQETV; encoded by the coding sequence ATGGACTACGGAGACTCTGACACGCTCAGGGCAGGACCGCGCGACACCGACCTGCTGCTGCCGCACGGCGCCAGGGGCGTCAAGGTCGTGGTCGTCGGCGGCTTCGGCGTCGGCAAGACCACGATGGTCGGAGCGGTCAGCGAGATCCCTCCGCTGACCACCGAGGAACAGATGACGCAGGCCGGCGTCGGGATCGACCACAATCCCGGCGCCTCCGGCAAGACCACCACGACCGTCGCGATGGACTTCGGCCGGATCAGCATCAACGAGGAGCTGATCCTCTACCTGTTCGGGACCCCGGGGCAGGAGCGGTTCTGGTTCCTGTGGAACGGGATCTTCGAGGGCGCGCTCGGCGCCGTCGTCCTCGTCGACACCCGCAGGATCGAGGTCTGCTTCGAGGTCATCACGCGCCTGGAGGACCGCCGCGTCCCCTTCGTCGTGGCCGTCAACACCTTCCCCGAGGCCCCGCAGTACCCGCTACCAGAATTGCGCACGGCCCTGGCCCTCAGCGAGTCCGTCCCCCTCGTCACCTGTGACGCACGTGACCGGGCGTCCTGCCGGGACGCCCTGCTCTCGCTGATGGTCTACCTGTGCTCCATCGCCGCCCAGGAGACCGTATGA
- a CDS encoding sensor histidine kinase, with product MSASPTPFRPALIASVLTVAAGGALVGAATSAAPAEVRAPLAWFAVCGVLLLAAAAFAVTWYARTARGLARRAERLAAQVASQDTYAAQRQAAFERETAALKERHEAQSAAEAAAHAARADELVRAQRAEAERLAAGHAAAVAGLEQRLRRAESARSAALAAAANAAGRMQALATSMMADLREMEHRHADEDVLADLLHLDHRTAQAGRLADSVAVLTGARSGRRWPRPIVMESILRGAMGRISGYQRVRLHSTCEAAVAGHAAEGVMHALAELLDNAANFSPPSAEVHVYVEEVPAGVVITVEDSGLTMSDVQLRRAEAAVDAAAQDLAGLSGTRLGLHVVGRLARKHNLSVSFRPSARGGTGVVMMIPQELVTRGTEAAAAPAPAQAAPAPAQAAAPRPLPARTAAPRPVPAAEPETTHESAAEPPAEGTTPGIPLPRRRRGRTLAAQQESSGRAAAEPARKATPRTGEAARARFGGFQSALRGTDGKPAETPATPSSSGAEPTTPSSNDPHSEGNPR from the coding sequence ATGTCGGCGTCGCCCACCCCGTTCCGCCCTGCCCTGATCGCCTCCGTGCTGACCGTCGCCGCGGGCGGTGCCCTCGTCGGCGCCGCGACGAGCGCCGCGCCGGCCGAGGTCCGCGCCCCGCTCGCCTGGTTCGCGGTCTGCGGAGTGCTGCTTCTCGCGGCCGCCGCCTTCGCCGTCACCTGGTACGCGCGCACCGCGCGCGGCCTCGCCCGGCGGGCCGAACGGCTCGCCGCCCAGGTCGCCTCCCAGGACACCTACGCCGCGCAGCGCCAGGCTGCCTTCGAGCGCGAGACCGCGGCCCTGAAGGAGCGCCACGAGGCCCAGTCCGCCGCCGAGGCCGCCGCGCACGCGGCCCGCGCCGACGAACTGGTCCGCGCCCAGCGGGCCGAGGCCGAGCGGCTCGCCGCCGGCCACGCTGCCGCCGTCGCCGGACTGGAACAGCGGCTGCGCCGCGCCGAGTCCGCCCGCTCCGCCGCCCTCGCCGCCGCCGCCAACGCGGCCGGCCGGATGCAGGCCCTGGCGACGAGCATGATGGCCGACCTGCGCGAGATGGAGCACCGGCACGCCGACGAGGACGTCCTCGCCGACCTCCTCCACCTCGACCACCGCACCGCCCAGGCGGGCCGGCTCGCCGACTCCGTCGCCGTCCTCACCGGCGCCCGCTCCGGCCGCCGCTGGCCCCGGCCCATCGTCATGGAGTCGATCCTGCGCGGCGCCATGGGCCGCATCTCCGGCTACCAGCGGGTCCGGCTGCACTCCACCTGCGAGGCGGCCGTCGCCGGCCACGCCGCCGAGGGCGTCATGCACGCGCTGGCCGAACTCCTCGACAACGCCGCCAACTTCTCCCCGCCCAGCGCGGAGGTCCACGTCTACGTGGAGGAGGTCCCGGCCGGCGTCGTCATCACCGTCGAGGACAGCGGACTGACCATGAGCGACGTTCAGCTGCGGCGCGCCGAGGCCGCCGTCGACGCGGCCGCCCAGGACCTGGCCGGCCTTTCCGGCACCCGCCTCGGGCTGCACGTCGTCGGCCGGCTGGCCCGCAAGCACAACCTGTCCGTCTCCTTCCGGCCCTCCGCGCGCGGCGGCACCGGCGTCGTCATGATGATCCCCCAGGAGCTCGTCACCCGCGGCACCGAGGCCGCCGCCGCGCCCGCCCCGGCGCAGGCCGCCCCCGCCCCCGCGCAGGCCGCCGCCCCGCGCCCGCTGCCCGCCCGGACCGCCGCGCCCCGCCCCGTACCGGCGGCCGAGCCGGAGACCACCCACGAGTCGGCGGCCGAGCCGCCGGCGGAGGGCACGACACCCGGCATCCCGCTGCCGCGCCGGCGGCGCGGCCGGACCCTCGCCGCGCAGCAGGAGAGCAGCGGCCGCGCGGCCGCCGAACCGGCCCGCAAGGCCACGCCCCGCACCGGCGAGGCGGCGCGCGCCCGCTTCGGCGGCTTCCAGAGCGCCCTGCGCGGCACCGACGGCAAGCCCGCCGAGACCCCCGCCACCCCCTCCTCCTCCGGGGCGGAACCGACCACGCCGTCCTCGAACGACCCCCATTCGGAAGGCAATCCGCGATGA